DNA from Thioclava sp. GXIMD2076:
TCCACCTGCTTGATATAGGCCGAGGTATAGCGGTCGGTCGCGTATTTGGGGCCCTTCATGATGGCAAAGAGCGCGCCCTGATCCTCTTCGGGGGCCAGTTCGGTGGAGGTTTTGGTGAACATGAAGCCGGTGGTGCCTACGAGCACCAAGACGATCAGCAGCGTGACCCAGCGCATGTTCAGCGATCCGGTCACGCGGCGCTCGTAGAAGCCCGCGAGCTTTTCGAAGATGCGGTCCACAAAGCCCTGGAAACCGCCTGCATGCCCCGATTTGAGGATCCGCCCCGACATCATCGGCGTGATGGTCAGCGCGATAATGCCCGACAGGATCACCGATCCGGCCAAAGTGAAGGCGAACTCGGTGAAGAGCGCCCCCGTGAGGCCGCCGGTAAAGGCCAGCGGTGCGAGAACGGCGGCCAGCGTGATGGTCATCGCGATGACCGGACCGGTGATCTCCTTCATGCCTTTGACGGCGGCGGGGATCGGTTTCATACCGTCCTCGATGTGGCGGTGGATGTTTTCCACCACCACGATGGCGTCATCCACCACCAGACCGATGGCCAGAACCATCGCCAGCAATGTCAGCAGGTTGATCGAGTATCCCAGCGCCAGAAGCACCGCCATCACCCCCACGAGCGAGAGCGGGATCGTGATGATGGGCATCAGAACCGAGCGCACCGAGCCGAGGAACAGCAAGATCACCAGCACCACGATGATCACGGCTTCGGCGATCGTGTGGAACACCTCCTCGATGGAGGCCGAGATGGTCTCGGTGGAGTCGTAGACGTTCTGAATTTCCATGCCCTCGGGCAGAGAGGCATTGATCGAGGGCAGCGCATCGATCACCGCCTGAGCCGTGTCGAGCGGGTTGGCCGCAGGCGTCGGCATCACGCCGATAAAGGTGCCCGACTGGCCATTGAAGCTGACAATCTCGCCCGCCTCGTCCGAAGCCAGCTCGACCCGTGCCACATCGCGCAGCCGGATGACGCTATCGCCCTCGCCACGGATTGGCAGTGCGCCGAACGCCTCGGGTGAGGACAGCGTGGATTTGAGTGTGATCGACTGGGTATAGAAATCGTTCTCGGTCGCACCGGGGGCCGACAGGAAGTTCGAGGCCTGAATGGCCTGCAGCACTTCTGCCGCGGTCACGCCGCGTGCCGCGAGTTTTTTCGGGTCGATCCAGACGCGCATCGCATAGGTCGAGCCACCGATGATCTGGATCTCGGCCACACCCTGAATGGTGGACATGCGGGGACGGATGACGCGGTCGAGATATTCGGTCAGCTGCTCCTGCGTCATATTGGGGTTGGTCGCGGCCAGATACATCAGTGCGAAGGTCATCCCCGTGCCCTTGACGATCTGCGGATCTTCCGCGCCATCGGGCAGATCGGAGCGCACCTGCTGGACCTTGGCCAGCACTTCGGTCAGCGCCACATCGGGATTGGCACCGAGTTTCATATTGACCGAGACGGTGGAGACCGAAGGCCGCGAGGAGGAGGTGACGAAGTCGATATTCTCGGTGGTGGCCACCGCCGCCGAGATCGGCGCGGTGATAAAGCCCTGAATGAGATCGGGCGCCGCCCCCGGATAGGTGGTGGTGATGGTCACCACGGTCTCGTCGACCTCGGGATATTCACGGACCGGCAGGTTGAAGAAGGCCTGCGCCCCGATCAGCAGCATGAAGGCGCCGATGACCATCGACAGCACGGGCCGCCGGATGAAGATTTCGGTGAAATGCATGATCCGTCGTCCTTATTTCGAGGCGTCGGGCGCGATATCGCTACCCGGATCGGCGGGCAGGGTGACGGAATTGTCGATGGTGACGGTCGCCCCCGGATTGAGGCGGTTCTGGCCGGCATTGACGACCTTGTCGCCCGCCGTCACGCCTTCGGTGATCTCGACCATATCGCCCGAACGGCGGCCCAGTTTCACGAAGACCTGTTTGGCGATCTGGCGTGTCTCGCCATCGCTTTGCTCGTCGCGCACCGCATAGACGCTATCGCCATAGAGGCTCGAGGTGATGACGGTTTGCGGCAGGGCGATGACCCCGTCCTCGGTCGGCAGGATCACCCGCACCTGCAGGAACTGGCCGGGCGTCAGCGCGCGGTCCTCGTTGGGGATCATCGCTCGCACCCCGACCAGACGGGAATTGGCATCGATCTTGGGTTCGATCCCGACGATCTTACCCTCGCGGGTGATGCCGCCGATTTCGGAGGTCACCTGCACATCCTGACCCACCGAGACATTGCGGACCTGCTGCTCGGAGAGGGTAAAATCGACATGCATTTTCGAGGCATTTTGCAGCGTGGCATAGGTGGTGCCGACGGTGGCATATTCGCCCAGATCCACCTGCGGAATACCGATCGTGCCATCGAAGGGGGCCAGAAGCCGTTTGGTTTCAAGCGCGGCTTTCAGCTTCTCGACGCTGGAACGGGCAGTGGTGGCATCGGCAATCGCGCTATCGAGTGTGGAGACGGCCGAAACGCCGCGGTCGCTGAGTTTCTGCGCCCGTTCAAGCGAGGTCTGCGCCAGTTCGAGCGAGGCCTGAGCCGCTGCCAGATCGGCGCGCTCCTGACGGTCGTCGATCTGCACGAGAAGATCGCCCTGTTTGACCTCCGCATTGGCGGTGAAGTTGATCTCGCGCACGATCCCTGCGGCCTCGACCGCCAGATCGGTGCCTTCGGCGGCATTGGCGGTGCCGATGGCTTCGATCCCCGGTGTCCATGTGACGGGGCGGACCTCGGTGACAGAGACCACGACGGGCGGAGCCTGCATCGTGGCGAAGAACTGACCGATCATTTTCTCGCGGAACAGGTTGAAACCGATGATGCCACCGGCGACCACGATCAGAAGGATAATGGCAATGGTAGGGGAGAGGAGTCGTCTGAACATGGTGGCTCCGATTAGCCTGCGGGGAATAATAAGCATCGAACTGAACTATTGGGTTCAGTTAGGTCTTCTTATCTCTGTCACGTTTCTTTGAGCAAGCTTAAAGTTTTCGTGTGCCATAGGGGGAAGAAACTGTGGGTCAAATAACACTGACGCAAGGTAAATGCTGTATCGGCGCTGTTTCTTTTCCATGTTTGCGCAAACGTGTGTAACTGACCGCGTCTCAAACGCGTTAATGGACGGTAAGGGAGCAATATGCCATGCTGCAGGTGCAGCATTGCGCCGGCCCCGTCTGGTGTAGAAAGGTGACCCATGTTCTTCGATCCCACGGCTTCGGCCTCACTGCCTCTTGAAACTGCGTGGCTTGGCTGGGAAGCGCAGGCCGTGATCGCCATGCGCATGGCGGGAATGGCAGGGCTCTGGCATGCCGCGCCCGATGAAATGACCCGAATGGTTACCGAGAAAATCGATGCAGGTTTCGGCGCGACCGAAGCCGCCGCCCGCACCGTGTTTGCAGGGGGCACCATGGATCAGGCAATGCGTGCGATGGTGAAGGAATATAGCCGTCATACCTCGGATAATGTGCAGCGCCTATCCAAGCTGGGCCCCGCGCAGGTCTTCTGAAACCGCGTCGATGAATTTGAACGCCCCATGAAACCCGTGGGGCGTTTTCGCGTTCACCCTGTAATCACAGGAGTTCGCACGCATGTCACTGTCTCAGGTTGATGTAGAAGAGGTTCGCAGTCCCGAGCCGTTGGCTGTCGATACTGCGCAATTCCGGCGCATCTATGTGGTCGCCAACCCCAAATCCGGCCAGAATTCTCGCGCGCGGGAACCCATTGAAGCCGCTCTGGAAGTGTTTGGCGATGAGGCCAAGCTCTATCGCTGGGCGCCGGATGAGGAAGTTTCGAAAGCCGTGGACCGCGCGATTGCTGATGGCGCGGAACTGATCGTGGCCGCAGGGGGGGATGGCACCGTCATGGCCGTGGCGCAGGCGATGCTGGGCAAGAACGTCCCGATGGCGGTTCTGCCTTTGGGCACGTTCAACTTTTTCGCCCGCGGTCTGCGCCTGTCGGAGGATGCGACCGAAGCGGCGCGCCAGATCCTGAAAGGGGATACCCGCCAGATCAGGGTTGGCACTGTCGAAGGACAGGTGTTCCTGAACAATGCCTCGCTCGGGATCTATCCCAAGATCCTCAAAGCGCGCGAGGCGATCTATGCGCGCTGGGGCCGGCACCGGTTGGTGGCCTATTGGTCGGTGATCCGCACTTTCCTGAAATTCCAGAAACCTATGAAAGTTGAGTTCCGGACCGAGGATCTGCACGATACCCGCTCGACCCCACTGATTTTCGTGGCGCGTTCGGCCTATCAGCTGGATTTCTTCGGATTGCGCGGCGTGCGGGCGATCACCGATGACAAATTCGCCGTTCTCATCGCCAAGGGCAAGACCCGTGGCGAGCTGTTCCGGCTGGCATGGCGGCTGGTGACGCGGCAGGTGCAGGAGGGTCGGGATTACGATGTGCTGCGCTGCCGCGAGTTTACCGTCAGCCTGCTCGACAAACGTCGCGCGCTGCTGGCCTTTGATGGCGAAAAGGCACGGATGAACGCGCCTTTCGAATTCCGTATGCACCCCGAGCCGCTGACCATTGTTATCCCCGAGGAGAGCGAGGAGACATGAGACGTATCATCCATCTCTCCGATCTCCATTTCGGAAAGACCGATCCACGGCTGGAGCGGCCTCTTCTGCGCAAGATCGACGAGCTTGCCCCTGATCTGGTGATCGTTTCGGGTGATTTTACCCAGCGTGCACGGCGCCATCAGTTCGCGCAGGCGCGCGCTTTTCTGAACCGGATCAAAGCGCCCGTGCTGGCGGTTCCGGGCAACCATGACACGCCGCTGGATAATGTTCTGGTGCGCTTTGTTACACCGTGGCGGCGTTACCGGCAGGCGATCGACCGCGAGCTGGAGCCCGAATGGCGCGACGCGCGTGTGCATGTGGTCGGCGTGAACACCGTCAACCGGTTCAAATGGCAGCGCGGACGGATCGGCCCGCATACCATCCGCCGCGTGTGCAGCAGCTTTTCTGCAGTGCCGCGCGATGTTCTGCGAATCGTTGTGATGCATCATCCGCTCGAACATGGGCCGGAGACCGACAAGAAGTTGATGGAGGGTGCTTCCCACGCGCTCAGGCGGCTGTCGAAATGCG
Protein-coding regions in this window:
- a CDS encoding efflux RND transporter permease subunit, encoding MHFTEIFIRRPVLSMVIGAFMLLIGAQAFFNLPVREYPEVDETVVTITTTYPGAAPDLIQGFITAPISAAVATTENIDFVTSSSRPSVSTVSVNMKLGANPDVALTEVLAKVQQVRSDLPDGAEDPQIVKGTGMTFALMYLAATNPNMTQEQLTEYLDRVIRPRMSTIQGVAEIQIIGGSTYAMRVWIDPKKLAARGVTAAEVLQAIQASNFLSAPGATENDFYTQSITLKSTLSSPEAFGALPIRGEGDSVIRLRDVARVELASDEAGEIVSFNGQSGTFIGVMPTPAANPLDTAQAVIDALPSINASLPEGMEIQNVYDSTETISASIEEVFHTIAEAVIIVVLVILLFLGSVRSVLMPIITIPLSLVGVMAVLLALGYSINLLTLLAMVLAIGLVVDDAIVVVENIHRHIEDGMKPIPAAVKGMKEITGPVIAMTITLAAVLAPLAFTGGLTGALFTEFAFTLAGSVILSGIIALTITPMMSGRILKSGHAGGFQGFVDRIFEKLAGFYERRVTGSLNMRWVTLLIVLVLVGTTGFMFTKTSTELAPEEDQGALFAIMKGPKYATDRYTSAYIKQVDENTKDIPEVRQSFSIAGFGGDDGQGIEIWQLKDWADRDRSQAEVQQDIQAGLNRSPGLQGFAFAPPTLPGAGGGLPISVIIQSVNSSSRVAEVSAEITQKAMQSGKFIIVQNSLSYDAPEVQVTIDRDRAASLNVPISQIGQTLGLLVGGGSVAQFDRDSNSYDIITQVPRNFRQNPEELGNYFVRASTGEMVPLSALVKIEGGVRSAAIEQFNQLNSSTITALPLPTVSTGEGLAEIQKIANETIPDGFFIDYSGQSRLEVTQGNTIVIAFAAAILVIYLVLAAQFESFRDPFIILMTVPLTIFGALLPLNIGLGTLNIYSQVGLITLVGLITKHGILMVEFANQQREEHGLMRREAIIAAARTRLRPILMTTAAMALAVIPLVIAEGAGAAARQAMGVVMFSGLIIGTLFTLFVVPMFYTFISPSDQAWRKARERKIAAG
- a CDS encoding efflux RND transporter periplasmic adaptor subunit, encoding MFRRLLSPTIAIILLIVVAGGIIGFNLFREKMIGQFFATMQAPPVVVSVTEVRPVTWTPGIEAIGTANAAEGTDLAVEAAGIVREINFTANAEVKQGDLLVQIDDRQERADLAAAQASLELAQTSLERAQKLSDRGVSAVSTLDSAIADATTARSSVEKLKAALETKRLLAPFDGTIGIPQVDLGEYATVGTTYATLQNASKMHVDFTLSEQQVRNVSVGQDVQVTSEIGGITREGKIVGIEPKIDANSRLVGVRAMIPNEDRALTPGQFLQVRVILPTEDGVIALPQTVITSSLYGDSVYAVRDEQSDGETRQIAKQVFVKLGRRSGDMVEITEGVTAGDKVVNAGQNRLNPGATVTIDNSVTLPADPGSDIAPDASK
- a CDS encoding antibiotic ABC transporter, producing MFFDPTASASLPLETAWLGWEAQAVIAMRMAGMAGLWHAAPDEMTRMVTEKIDAGFGATEAAARTVFAGGTMDQAMRAMVKEYSRHTSDNVQRLSKLGPAQVF
- a CDS encoding diacylglycerol kinase family protein, producing MSLSQVDVEEVRSPEPLAVDTAQFRRIYVVANPKSGQNSRAREPIEAALEVFGDEAKLYRWAPDEEVSKAVDRAIADGAELIVAAGGDGTVMAVAQAMLGKNVPMAVLPLGTFNFFARGLRLSEDATEAARQILKGDTRQIRVGTVEGQVFLNNASLGIYPKILKAREAIYARWGRHRLVAYWSVIRTFLKFQKPMKVEFRTEDLHDTRSTPLIFVARSAYQLDFFGLRGVRAITDDKFAVLIAKGKTRGELFRLAWRLVTRQVQEGRDYDVLRCREFTVSLLDKRRALLAFDGEKARMNAPFEFRMHPEPLTIVIPEESEET
- a CDS encoding metallophosphoesterase family protein; protein product: MRRIIHLSDLHFGKTDPRLERPLLRKIDELAPDLVIVSGDFTQRARRHQFAQARAFLNRIKAPVLAVPGNHDTPLDNVLVRFVTPWRRYRQAIDRELEPEWRDARVHVVGVNTVNRFKWQRGRIGPHTIRRVCSSFSAVPRDVLRIVVMHHPLEHGPETDKKLMEGASHALRRLSKCGADIVLSGHLHEGSAAPFHAAPGLLFVQAGTGLSTRLRGTPNMFNLLEHQTAGEVSITRYLSSSEGKFAPEAVRHFRKTAQDWSEVASPSPIEATSHDMIRSVAFAP